The window ATAGcatagtatatggagtatatgctgatatagggtagtataaggagtacatgttaatatagagtagtatagggagtatatgctGGGATAGGGTAGTAAAAGGAATATAAGCTATTATAGGGAGTATAAGCTGGGATAAAGTAGCATAAGGAGTACATGTACATATAGAGAAGCATACACAGTATATGCTGGGATAGGGTAGCATAAGGAGTACATgctaatatagagtagtatagggagtatatgctaatatagagtagtataaagattataggctagtatagggtagtacagggagTATATGCGGAatttagggagtatagggagtatatgataaaatagggtagtatagggaatatctGTTAATATATCTGTTAAGATATCTGTTAATATCTGTTATGCTAAGATAtagtagtataaggagtataggctagtatagggATTATATGTTAAGATAGGGGAGCATATAAAGTATTGGCTaggatagggtagtataaggtggTAAGATAGTAAGATGTTAAGAGTTGAGTCAATAAATATccctttatatattgtgtattaaaGCACTACAGCAGGTCTGAGTGATCAAACCCCTcagatttctttctctttctgtctctgatcAGACAGAAGTTTTGGGAGGCTCAGTAAAGCACCTAACAGTAATAAAATCTCCATCAGCGCTCTAAACTACAGAGATAGAGTAAACAGATAACCCAGCCGAGCGAGCAGGAGGGCGGGGCGGGGAGGCCCCGGGCCCCTGGGGAAGCAGGTTCTGGTGGAAGTGAGACAGATGATGCTGCTGAACTCAATCCTCTCATTCCTGAGGATCTGCAGTGATGCAACTTCCTCTAACCTGCCTGAACTGGACTTTACAGGGTCGGGAAATTCTGCCTCCCAGATACTCTTCATTTATCAGCTCTGCTCTGACTGAACTCAGTACTGAAGATCATCACAGACACTCAGGCTGAGATCTCTACTGTCCTGGAGATTTCAGGAGAGAGGTGAGCTATCTGTCTATTAAATCTATTTAATtctattacactgtaaaaacgCAACAAAAAGAGAACCGTAAAGCTAAAACTTGAATtgacaaaagtcaattttaacagttttatccTGTAATTCTTAAAGTTGAATTAGTTTCGGCTAAAATTTGttctttttaaacacttttattttgtaatttaaacaaatgaaaaaagtcTTTACTGTAAAATCCATTTTGGCTATAAATTAACAGCCCATTTGAACAGCATTACCATGTCATGCTTAAAAAAACAGCTCTTGATTATACGATTTTGGCTGCGAATTAACTCAatcttaagaatatatttatcAATTGATATCAAAAACTActttagtattagtaattagtattaGCCTATAATTTCTCTCTATTGTAAAATCTtgtagaatctttttttttatttgtagactAACAgttcaatttttaatttttatcattgTGTAAAAAAATTCTAGTGTTCTTTATTGTTAAAATCATTTGGACTGTAACTTTACAGCCAATTGTAACAATATCATCCTATAATTTTTGTCTAGTGTAAAATAAGTCAAATTAATGTTATCAGTATTATTCAATAATTCCTAAAAACTGCTCTTTATCGTAATGTTAATGTTTAACAGTAttattgtgaataaaaaaaaacaggtattgattatgaaatatatttaaattaacagCAAATTTTAACAATATTATCTTATAAATTCTCTCTATTGTAAAATCAATCTTGGCTGTAGATTAACAGACAATGTTATCAGTATCATCCTGTGATTCTAACAAACTTTTattgtgacttttattttttttattattgttattttttacagtattattgtgtaattcttaaaaaaacagctCTTGATTATAAAATACACTTGAATTAACAGCCCATTTTAACAGTTAATCCTGAAATTTTATAAATTTTAAAATCAATCTTGGCTGTAATAGACCATTACAGTAACAGGATTAtgatgtaattcttaaaaactgcttgttattataaatttaattttagcTGTAAATGAATCGTTTAATTTTTAACCGTactgagatgtaatttttttaaatgttctttattgTCAAAATCATTTGGGCTGTAACTTAACAGACAATGTTAGCAATATTGTTTTGTAATATTGCTTTTTAGAGTTAAATAAAAgccaaaactgaataaaaattgaaaatgaataaaattgcaCTGTAAAGCAGGATGAGGAACTGATGTGGCAGAATAAATCTAACAGATTTTCCTGTAAAACCACATTTTGACCACAGTAACCTCAGATTCTACAGGGAAATTTGGTAAAGTGTACGAATTTAAAGCATACAGTGATGAAGAACAGAAGAACTGGCATTACTGACATTATGAATGTGTGATCTGtgggtattttattattttctgaggTCACTGGATCactgtgtttaattgttttacttgtttttgttCCGCCAGATGCTTTTTCTTGGGCTTCAGGTCCTGCTTGCCTTTTTACACAAAGCAGAGGGATCCATTAAAGTGGCTGAAAGTTACTGGACTCTAAAACCAAATGGtttggattattttatttttatgaattatACTATTGTACAGGTTTTTGATCAGCAGTAGAAGTagatcatttaatttaatttgatctaTAAATCAACAGTTTAATTGTAACAGTATTGTTGTGTAGTGctaatatataatctaatatataaaacatattctggtttgtttaacactttttttattactgaataattccataCGTTTTTTCTTCAAACATTTAGAATATTTtcttattaatttacaatgccaatgaaaaacacttatctccatttttgtcgatttttagtttactacatgatttgaacagacaaactgtcctttacactgtgccacaatttcttgatgaacggaccaatagaaactctttaaaatgacctgaaatttaCTCAAATTAAGTCtaatttacattgacttccattgaaagtttacaaggttttttctctctcctgtaaagtggctgttttggagaaaagtgtttttcattggacagcgacaatattcaactctggaaaaaaataagagacctcttaaaaatgatgagtttctttgattttagcaaattgaaaacctctggaatataatcaataggaagatggatgatcacaaaccatcaaaccaccaaactgaactgcttgaatttctgcaccaggagtaaagcagcataaagttatccaaaagcagtgtgtaagactggtggaggagaacatgatgccaagatgcatgaaaactgtgataaaaaacagggttattcccccaaatattgatttctgaactcttaaaactttatgaatatgaacttgttttctttgcattatttgaggtctgaaagctctgcatcttttttgttatttcagtcatttctcgttttctgcaaataaatgctctaaatgagaatatttttatttggaatttgggagaaatgttgtctgtagtttatagaataaaacaacaatgttcattttactcaaacataaacctataaatagtaaaatcagagaaactgatttgtgAGTGAAGTGTTTTCTCGTATTTGGAGAGCAGAGTTGGTGGTGGATGAGGACGTGGTGAAGTACGGCAGTAAAGTCCTGGTTCCTCTGATGTGCGGGGAGATGTTTGACGGGCAGGATGTCGTGTGGAGGCGAGACAGTGGGGAGGAGCTTGAGGAACGAGGGAACAGGATACTGGTGATGGTGGAGGAGAGGCGGGGGGGCACCTACACCTGTTACAGCAGAGAGGGAACCTACCTCAACCACACGCTGGTACTGGTGCAGTGGCCCTACAGAAAGATCATAAAGGACACACCTGAGAAAGGTACGCTCAGGACCTTACaggttaataattaattttattagggctgtacgatattggcaaaattaaacattgcaaatgtttttttttttggcaatatattgcgatattaaacaatgcagagcccatgatgtcaccatgcttctcaggcagcagcagcctgtcactcacacagacacagagacagctctGTGTATCTACTtattgtgtcaagaatcaaaacactgcaacatgacgtgtttgatttaattgcgtgatgacgatgcttaaatgatatattgtgcagccctaattattattattattattattattataaattttattaaaagttaactatttaaattaagcttttatttgtATGTTCTTGTTGATAAGGTTTTATTCACTGTTCAACGAAAAACTACAGCGGCTCGTTTCAGTGCTCCTGGACCTGGGATGACAAAAGGGCGGGAAAAGTTGCGCTTGTTAAAGCAGTGCGGTAAGTACACAGATCCAGCTAAAAGAGatttattgccaatagaatatattgtatattttctttattatttttggaAGGTGCGTGTCCTgatacatctggcgtaaaactaacacataatttcagaaaaagaataacattctgaaagtcaaacatggtgctGGTGTGAAACATGGTGCTGACcctaagctcaggcatacttgggttctgcagcaggacaatgaccagaagcacaccagcaggtccacctctggtatggctaaaaaaaaaaaaaaaaaaaactgagattcCTACTCAAAGTCTGATTAAACAGGcaatttatgctggaaaaccctccaacatggttgaattaaaacaaattaaatacatTCCTTTACACAGGACTAGATTAGATAGACTAgaaacattttttccattaataaattaaatgatcatttaaaatttgctttttatatattatattaaaaagcaaaaacaaaagaaatctgttggAGTCTGTTGTggaatactttttcacagcactgtgtatGGTTTACCTATAATTCCATTATTGTTTCATTTCATTGTTATTATACAGATTTCTTATACAGATCCAAACATTTTATTTGGCAAAATggcttattattttatatttactgatagatacgtttctttttttaatgaaaaaaatacatttaaatgcttttcttcctattattgtataaattataaataaaataacaaaaagcacAATGGAAAAAGTTTATACTGCACACATAAAGTGAATAGTCATATTAACTCATAAACTCAGCCTAATGAGAGAAAGAAATTGGAAGGGCTATTTAGTAAAGGCAGTGGCTCTATAAAGAGAAAACGACGTTTAGATTATAAAATGTGGATATACGGATTTAATATGGATCCATAGAGAAACTTTAAACAGGAATATTTCAAGCGTTGATCACAGTTATTGTAATCTATTTTCAGTACAGTACAGAGCCTTTTTGCTGTACTTGTCCTGCATCCAGTCCATTACAAATACAAGGTGTTAATTTCTGATTTATGATCCAGAGCTCACAGTGGAGGAAACATCAGCTGCAGCCTGAACTCCAGTGGACACGGCATCACCTGCTACGATCATGAGTACTGCCCGTACTCCGAGGAGCTGGACAACATCAACCTAACCATTTACTTCAGAAGCAACTACGTGGTGGAGAGCTACAGCCAACGCTTCCAAATCTCAGATATAGGTAAGATTTCAGCATactgtaatcagtaaacacacacacacacacctctgtatGCGGTGTTCAGTTGTTATTCTCTGGAGCTGGTctcggttcagacttccagctccgacccAGATAGAGAGCTTTGGGGCAGGAGAAACacaaagcacatggagcagatagaaCACAACTACTCTAGACTCACTCTAGCAGTATTCCACCTGATTATGTATTAATTCTTACAAGAACTAATGCAGCACCAAAGCATATTTATTCGTTCTGTAtagaaataagataaataaaagaaaggagcTCATTCCAGTGATCTCAATCATACAGCTTAAGCTACACAGCTACACACGtgtcttaaagggacagtgtacacattactgaatactggctgCTACATAgttcccccaggccatttaaatggtcatccccccaaCCCTCTATtatgagcatgtgtgcaatagaTAGAcacttttgcacatctctgctggattttctcagtcagttttatgaggtagaatcacctggaattcaggctttcagttaacagctgtgctgaacttattaagagttaattacttgaatttctttgtctcttaataaagtgtttgagagtatcagttgtaaaaatgaaaatactcttatctggggagctgttaacttgcattttctgaggctggtaactctagtAAAATTAACTAGAATTATTCAATAATGAACCCATCACAAATGAGGCATTGTCTGTATTTGTCTgtattcagcttttattttattttatttttctccacaGTAAAGCCGGATATGGTGAATATTATAAAGAAGAATAACACTCTGGAGCTGCAGTACCCGAACACCTGGAACGCCCCCTTCTCCTACTTCCCCCTCACCTTCCAGGTGAAAGAGATCCGCTGCCGGAAGAAAAGCGACTGTGACTGCGCCAGCCGCCAATCATCAAAGGTATGTGCAATCTGTTATTCTGCCAGATTAATTTTTCTATTcttatggacaattttagccagacacaaCTGATCACAAGCATCGAGGAGCATCACTGAGCATCACTtagcactgcactgtccactgtgggtggtaatatataGCCTTATTTTAAGAGAGCCTTATTGTAGGGTGTCTCAGtctatctttgctatcgtaacgttgggaaaagtacaacttgtgcatctcgaaatgtgcaaaaggcatgtacaaattctcttaattaatgatgggtgtggttaattttgggcgtaacctgAAAGAAATCGATCAGTGTACCACTTTCTCCTCATTCCCTTAAGCCAGGTGAGCTCTTacattggcggattgctattttaacgagatagcaatatatattgcaattttttaaataaatttatttataacttttatcctgttttctccccaatgtacacggccaattacccaacccactcattaggacctccccctatctctagtgatgccacaacaccaggagggtgaagactagcacacgcctcctccgatacatttgaactccgcctctttttgaacttctgctgatgctgtagcattgtcgagtagcatcacagcgctaacgctcggaggaaagcgcagcgactcggttctgatacatcagctcacagacgcagctttgtgctgatccacatcaccctaggagtgatgaggggaaagagcaccatctactgtacccactcagagagagaaaggccaattgtgctctctcagggctccaacagctaatggcaagctgcataaacaggatttaaaccaacaatctcccgatcatagtggcagctctttagactgctggaccactcagatatttttggaaaacaaaactataatttcaTATTCACTGCGATTCGTAAAACCAGAGTACAATAccaaatgaaccacttctgacaccaatctttacatgtaaactaatagacaaaaaacaaaaatgtgtttttaagattTGATACAGTATTGCACAAAAATATTCTAATATACTAGTGCAGAAGATTtttgcaaaatgtgaaactcatgtattatatagatattttaagtgtttgtatcttttattgttgatgattatgaagcttacagccaatgaaaacccaaaaatcaatgtctcagaaaattagaatattatataagaccaactggtataTAATATGTGAGAacagaattactaaaataaagtaacttttcaatgattttcaaattttttgagatgcactattataCTGATATGTTTTTACACACCTAGCGCATAAAAAACGTCTTGTTTTATCTCAGGTAAACCTGATTCAGGATCAGCACTGGCCTCTGAAGAAGGGGGTTACGGTGTGTGTGAGGGTGCAGGATGATCTCTGCAGCTCCGCCTGGAGTGAATGGACGCAGTACAAGTACGTTTTAGAAATTTCTATTTTTACcgttttttattaatatgtaacatatatatatatatatatatatatatatatatatatatatatatatatatatatatataatataagaggtggtcataatgtaatgcttgatTTGATCTGTGTTCAGCCTTTGCCACTCAGTGCGTAAAGTAACTCTCATTTTAATATTTACCTTTTTAGATCTGCAAAAATGAGAATCAAGAAAAGAACAggaaagaacaagaaaagaagATCCCATAAAGAAGAGTAAAACTGTCCTTTCTAAACTAATGCTGGAcaccttaaaattaaatttacttaaaataataatgtccGATAACGTTTCAATCACATATTTATGTATAATGTGCTTCGGATgggtatatacagctcttgaaaagccatcaaaccaaactgaactgcttgaatttttgcaccaggactaaagcagcataaagttatccaaaagcagtgtgtaagactggtggaggagaacatgccaggatgcttaaaaaaactgttcagaaatcaatatttggtggaatattgcTGATATTCCCTgagaatcatgttctcctccaccagtcttacacactgcttttgggtgaccttatgtcaCCCCTGGCTCTAAAAAGACAGGAGCTGTACATTGATTCAAAAACTCTGGTGACACATTGAGatgtaacattaaaaaataatgattgtATACACGTTGTAGTGTTTTAGTAGTAATAAAAAGCATCAATTGATATTTATAACATGCTGAAtcatttaaatcattattttagaaGATgcacaaatattaatttattaataatattttaataatttaattcattttatgttatatagagttacgTTACTACTGTGTATTGTTATGTGTTATgaaacaaatacagtatatacaacatTTCAGCTCTCTGtttgtgattattgtgattattcAGTGGTTAAAGCTATAAATATTACATgctctctttcacactttcttaTTCAGTCATTTATTtggtcagtgtttgtgtgtgtgtgtgtgtgtgtgtgtgtgtgtgtgtttgtaatgtaatgtactgtgtGTTTTTCACTGCAGAACACACAAGGCCACTGGAGACACGCCCCCGGATCACTGCTATAAACCCAGCTGTAGCACCGAGACCTGCTGTCCCTCAGAAAACATATGGTGTCACTCTACAGAACTGTGATATCACAGGTTCTGAAGAAATATTCCTCtttatacagcaaaaaaaaaaaatcttagcaactgaaattaattaaaaattttactttttctctaataagattttttttcttacttagcATTGTACACTTATTTTAGGAATGATGATTTTATTCAGTCTTACATAGAATTATACcccagttagttccgaccctgcaatgtgattggctgagaggcgttctgtgattgccattatcagccggtaatgcactgtaaccgaagctctccgtgtattactccgccacatacaggtaactaagcaacgatgcagcgcttacaaaccaaacagcaacaGCAcatctacaaacagagcagcagtggaactattttaactggtggagtttttataaccaaacagatcctattttctcctcctatttaactctttaaaatctttcaataaacagtgataatggaactgttgtATAATCGCAATAAAACACTTGatgttcgtgctataatgtgtaatatttgcACTACTGTGCTGATCTATAGCATGAACCTTGTGTGTATTGTTGcctaattttaagtaatttaaactcaaaataagcacaaaaactcaccagtcaagttattcttattCTCGTGTACtaatttaagccacaaaataagtgatttttgcttatttcactcattttgagacttttttgATTATACCTTTTTTAAGAAATCTAACTATGAAAAATTTGCTCACCCCATTCgcagattttttaaattgtttgcttaatttaagcatattTAAGCATTTACGTCTTAATATGCCTACAGTGTATGTTGTctattttttgccaatggattttttgcagtgtacagatGAAGTCTTAGtcataagaaattaataaaataaatcagaattATGTGTGTATAGAAATGTGATTTGTACCCCTACACTGtgcataaaaaatgtttttaaggaTTTTTAGAATGAATAGAATGCAAATCTATTATAGGAATTTACACATTGTTTTGTGacctatatacagtaccagtcaaaagtttggacctaccttctcattcaatgtattaTTGAATTTTTTTGCTCTCTAAaacattaaaaggcaagaaattcaagtaattatgtaagggctcacccagaaagggaatcaaacttaggttatttgatcacaacacaaccaccttatcaaatcaaatcaaatcaaatttatttgtatagcgctttttacaactggtgttggcacaaagcagctttacagaaacatgattacaggacaaagaatcaggcaaaacattaaacatagaatatacataatacagaacccccagtgagcgcgggtgagctacctagtaaaggcagttaataggacccaagggcagtgtagacaagactgagagcagattaagttggaaataaaaaataaaccaaagtatAATTGGTAGAAGAATGCTCTACCACTCTTTTAGCCAAAGCAGCTGTGGTGAGAAATGGTAGGGATTGTTTTAGAGAAGGTGGGTCCAAAAAGGAGGTAGAAAAGCAAAGAACAACCCGCACCCAATGTGGAGGGTTTTGgcgggaaaaagagaacaaaggatgccaggaggaggctggctttcccaggggcagggaaaaatagttaaacaaaacaaaatggctcctCCAACAAAAGGGAAACTGAAAAACTGAGATAGGGGAAAATAAAGGAGTGCCTTCCTTTTacagataaattatttatttattactctttatttttctctctctttgttgagaggaagggaaaaggagggaaagaaagaaatgatgtCTCAGGGACTCGAGAGCTCGAAAGTATAAGGAATAGTAGCC of the Astyanax mexicanus isolate ESR-SI-001 chromosome 10, AstMex3_surface, whole genome shotgun sequence genome contains:
- the il12ba gene encoding interleukin 12Ba, producing the protein MLFLGLQVLLAFLHKAEGSIKVAESYWTLKPNELVVDEDVVKYGSKVLVPLMCGEMFDGQDVVWRRDSGEELEERGNRILVMVEERRGGTYTCYSREGTYLNHTLVLVQWPYRKIIKDTPEKGFIHCSTKNYSGSFQCSWTWDDKRAGKVALVKAVRAHSGGNISCSLNSSGHGITCYDHEYCPYSEELDNINLTIYFRSNYVVESYSQRFQISDIVKPDMVNIIKKNNTLELQYPNTWNAPFSYFPLTFQVKEIRCRKKSDCDCASRQSSKVNLIQDQHWPLKKGVTVCVRVQDDLCSSAWSEWTQYKSAKMRIKKRTGKNKKRRSHKEE